The following nucleotide sequence is from Novipirellula artificiosorum.
CGAAATCTGTTCGGAAAGCTCGGTCCCCGGACAGATAATTTCCATCGAAGAGACTCGGTAATTTGGGAAGAATACCAACCGTAGCAAGTCTTTGGTCTTTGGATCCGCGTTGATCACCGAGGCAACGTTATTGATCAGCTTGACGATCAATTTTGCAACATGATACCCCGGAGCAGCCTTGCCGCCGATCAAAACACATCGCGAAACCATGTCTTTCGTTTCGCCACGGCAAATTCGGTCATACAGATGAATCACATGCAACACGTTCAGCAATTGACGCTTGTACTCGTGAATCCGCTTCACCTGGACGTCAAACATCGCCGCTTCATTGAACTCAACACCCGTGTTTTCCAGAACATAGTCGGCGAGACGACGCTTGTTTTCCTGTTTCACTTCCGCCCAACGTTTGCGGAAAGCGGGGTCTTCCGCCAAGGGGATCAGTTTCTTCATCTGCTCCATTTCCGAGTCCCACTCGGTGCCGATCGTCTCATTGAGAAGGTCTCGCAGACCCGGGTTGCAGTGAGAAAGCCAGCGGCGCTGTGTGACACCGTTGGTCTTGTTGTTGAACTTCTCAGGCCAAATGTGATAAAAGTCCGAGAACAAACCACTCTTCAGTAATTCGGTGTGCAGATGAGCGACACCATTGACCGAAAAACTGCCGACGATGCACAGGTAAGCCATTCGGATGTGCGGTTGATCGCCTTCTTCGACCAGCGACACACGGCGACGAAGCTCGGTATCGCCCGGATGCTTCTTCGCTACTTGAGACAAAAATCGCTCGTTGATTTCAAAAATGATCTCCAGCAGCCGAGGTAATAGTCGGCTGAACAACGCAACCGACCATCGTTCAAGTGCTTCGGGCAGCAAGGTATGGTTTGTGTAAGCCATGCATCGCGTGGTGATTTGCCAAGCAGTATCCCAATCAACTTTGTGCTCGTCCATCAACAAGCGCATCAGTTCGGGAACGGCACACGCGGGGTGGGTATCGTTCAATTGGAAGCAATTCAAGCGACCAAAATCGCTGAAATCATCACCATACTGCTCAACCCATTTAGCAAGCACATCTTGGAGACTTGCCGAGACAAGAAAGTACTGCTGCTTCAGACGCAGTTCCTTGCCGTTTTCGCTCGCATCGTTGGGGTACAACACCATCGAAATCTGATCTGCATTGTTCTTTTGGACGACCGCGTCGGGGTAATTACCCGAGTTGAATTCTTCCAGGTCGAACACGTCCGTCGCTTCGGCTTTCCACAACCGAAGTGTGTTGACCGTATCGTTTTTGTAGCCGGGAATCGGCATGTCATAGGGCACGGCCAACAAGTCGTGAGTTCCAACCCAACGGCTGTATGGCGTGCCGTTCTCATCCATGCAACGCTCGGTGTGCCCATACATTTTGATGGTCCGCGTGTGCTCAGGACGTTCGATTTCCCAGAAATTCCCATCGCGCAGCCAGTGATCAGGGGCTTCGACTTGCCGTCCAGCTTCGATCGATTGATGGAACATGCCGAATTCGTAACGGATGCCGTATCCAGCGACAGGCAACTGCAAATTTGCGCAGCTGTCCAGGAAGCAAGCTGCCAGACGGCCAAGGCCACCGTTGCCAAGCCCGGCATCGGGTTCCTCCTCAGCAACTTCTTCGAGGGTTACGCCGTAGCGGTGCAGTGCTTCACGTGAAGCTTCGTCCAAGTCCAAGTTCTGAACGGCGTTGTTGAGCGAGCGACCGAGCAAGAATTCGAGCGAAAAATAATGGACGCGCCGTTGGTCACTTTCGCGAAATCGCTCGCGGGTTTCACGCCAATAGGGGACCAATCGGTCACGAACGGCCGTCGCTAAGGCACGATAGTAATAGGTTGGATCCGATTCTTTGTCATGGATGCCAAGTGTGTAATAGAGGTGGCGACGAAGTTCATCAGGCAAAGACGCGAGCAGGTTATTGGAGTCCTCAAGCGAGATGTCAGCGGGGGCCATGGAGGTCTGGTCAAGCATCGTTTTCAGCGTCCTTCGTGATAAGTCGTTGCCGGAAATTTGGTTTGGCGATTTGGCATTGTCGCGAAATTCGCCCTTTTTGTCGATGTGATTCTAGGGTTTCTTCGCTACCACAACCGTCGATGTCAAACCCCCATCGTGGCACCAATGTCCGACGGCGGATCGATCGCCCAAAACAGGGGATTAAGGCGATTCGCTAGCTTTTGCTCTACGAATGGCTTTCGTCAATAAACGGTCAAATGTCGCCGCAAAGGCTTTCTTGTCGGTTTCGCCATAGGGCGGGCTGCCGCCGGTCACCATGCCGCTGCCGCGGAGATCATCGAGGAAATTCCGCATCGATAAACGGGTGGCAACCGTGTTGGGCGAATACTCATCGCCTCGAGGGTCGATCACAAACAGTCCCTTATCGACTAATTGCCCCGCCAAAGGCAAGTCCGCTGTGATCGCCAAATCGCCCGCCTCGCCATGAGTGACAATGTAGCGGTCTGCCTGATCGGCACCATCCGCGACTTGAATCGATCGAACCGTCGTCAACGCAACCGGTGTTTCAAGAAACCGGTTGGCCACCAACAGGGTTTCCACGCGGAGGCGTTTCGAAGCGCGAAACACAATCTGTTTCACATCAAAAGGGGCGGCGTCGGCATCGATCCAGATTTTCAATGAAATGGCCCTCTCGAACTCGTCAACCGATCGCTTCATCGATCAGGAGAGACGCATCGGTCAAAAATGGGAATGACCGAGCGGTCCCGCAACCCTGATTAGCCGCGTTGTTCGATCGGAACGAAACTGCGTTCGGTCTGACCGGTGTAGATCTGACGAGGGCGATTGATTCGAGTCGCCGGATTATTATGCATTTCAATCCAGTGAGCGATCCAGCCGGGAAGTCGGCCGATCGCAAACAAGACGGTATACATCTGAATCGGGATTCCAAGGGCTCGATAGATCACACCCGAATAAAAGTCAACGTTCGGATAGAGCTTTTTCTCGATGAAGTACTCGTCCCTTAGAGCAACTTCTTCAAGCTGCTGGGCAACTTCAAACAACGGGTCGTCAAGATTCAATTTCTTGAGCAATTTATCACAACTGGCTTTGATGATCGTGGCTCGCGGATCGAAGCTCTTGTAGACGCGATGGCCAAAACCCATTAATCGGTAGCTGTCATCTTTATCCTTCGCCCGGTCAACATACTTTTGAACATTGCCACCGTCTTTGGCGATTTCATCCAGCATGTTCACGCATGCCTCATTCGCTCCACCGTGAAGCGGTCCCCACAATGCACTGATGCCAGCCGAAATGGACGCAAACAAGTTGGTGTTGCTGCTACCGACCATCCGTACCGTCGAGGTGCTGCAGTTCTGTTCGTGATCAGCGTGAACGATCAGTAGCAACCGCAATGCTTCGATAAAATCGGGATCCACCACGTAGTCTCGTGCCGGAGTGGCAAACATCATATGCAAGAAGTTCTCACAGTATCCCAAATCATTGTTGGGATACATGAAGGGTTGGCCAACCGATTTCTTATAACTGTACGAAGCAATCGTGGGCAATTTCGCCAGCAGTCGATACAGCGAGATCTCGACCTGCTTGGGGTCGTTCGGGTTGAGCGAGTCCTGATAAAACATTGCCAACGCCCCGACAACACTGCTCAGAATCGACATCGGGTGAGCGTCGCGCGGGAAGCCGTTGTAGAACGACTTCATGTCCTCGTGGATCATGGTATGGTCGCGGATCCCCGCACGAAATTCGGCCGCTTGAGCTGCGGTGGGTAAGTCGCCATAGATCAGCAAGAAGGTGGTCTCGATGAAGTCGCAATTTGCGGCAAGTTGTTCAATCGGGTAACCCCGGTAACGGAGGATACCTTTTTCGCCATCCAGAAAGGTGATCGCGCTACGCGTGCTGCCGGTATTCACAAACCCTTCGTCGAGCGTGATCATTCCCGTCTGTCCACGCAATTGACTGATGTCAACGCCACGCTCCCCTTCACTGCCTTCCACAACCGGCAACGAGGTTTCCGTCCCATCGTAAACCAGCTTTGCTTCACCTTTTTGTTTCACGTCTAGACTAGCAGCGTTGCTCATTTAGGATTCCAGGTTGGTTGGGACAATCAAACGGATCGCGACGAGAGGAGAAAACGGGTCGCTTTACACTCTTTCAAGTTTTGCCCTAGTGTAGCCAGCCGACAACAACTCGACAATCACGTTGACAGGACACTGCAAAACGCTCGGTTTCGCGGCCGGGCTAGCCAGCTTTTTGATCCTTCACGCTTTGGCGATGAATCCGCATGGAATCGATTTTTCGATTACTGGCTTTTAAGATTTCGATTTCCGATTCGCCCAGTGTGAGTCGATGGCCTGCTTCGGGAATTGCTCCGGTGTGGAACAAAACGTAACCGGCAATCGTTTCGTAATCGTCGCTTTCGGGTAAATCCCACCCAAGCAATTCGTTTAAGTCGTCGATCATCAATCGGCCATCGACTTCGACGGTGTTGTCGTCGATCATTTGCAACCCGATCTCTTCCTCCTCGTCGGACTCGTCAACGATCTCGCCGACGATCTCCTCCAAGGCATCCTCAATGGTCACGACGCCTGTGGTTTGTTGAAATTCGTCGAGTACGATCGCCATGTGGCTGCGGCTATGCAAGAACTCACGCAACAAAAACTCAACCGACCGATCAACCGGCACCACCCAGCTGCGGCGCATGATTTCGGTGATCGGCTGATCCGGTTTGCCGTCTCGCTGCAAGTACTCCAGCAGATCCTTGACATACAAGATGCCGATCACGTTGTCGAGCGTTCCGTCGTAGACGGGGAATCGAGTTCTGCCCGCATCCACGATCGTTTTGAGGATCTCGTCCCAGCTCCACGAGACATCGATCGCATCGACGTCACCCCTCGGTGTCATGATGTGCCCGACGGTGTCTTCATGCAAGGTCATGACGCCTTGGATCATCTCGCGCACCCCGGGTCCGAAGTAACCTTCGCGCTGGCCCGCCGTTACGATGGTGCGAATCTCATCTTCCAGTTGCTCTTCGTCTTCATCTTCATGCTCCTGCTTGCCAGCCAAGCGTCGTGTGATCACTTCGACCAATTCCCCCGGTGCGGACAACGGATGCATCAGAGTCGACAAGGTGCGCCAAAAGGGCCATGTGTGGTAAAGCACCTGAGTCGAGGCGAACCGTGTGACCGCCGTCGGAATCCAGACGTGGATCAACATCATCGACAAGCCCGCCCCGGTGGCCCACACGGTGAGAATCTTACCGTTGGGCTGAACCTCGGCTGCGAACAACGCGGCCGTCCCTGAAATCAAGAACAGGGTTGTTCCGATCATTCGCAAATACTCGCTGCCTCGGATCGCGGCGTCTTGATGGTCGATGACCGCACCAAATCGCTCGCGATTCTTGTTCAGCCGACAATACGCCTCGAGCGACCGACCGGCAAAGCGGTCCAGCAATTCGCCGCCGAGGCCTCCGACGCTGCTAAGTGTGAAACCGAACGCGGATAGCAACCACCCATAGATTGGCTCGGTCATTGCGATCCCCCCGGTGCATGGATTTCTGACGATCGAGGCTCAGCGGGAGCATACTTTTCAGCGTCCTCGATGCCGAGTTGTCGGAGGACGTCCCGCTCGGCGATTCGCATCTCCGCTCGCGAACAAGGATCTTGGTCCTCCATGCCGGTGATATGCAGCGTGCCGTGAACGACGTACAGCAGCAGCTCGTTTGCGAGGGGCCAGCCTGCCTCGGCCGCCGAACGCCGGGCCGTTTCGATGCTGACGACCAGTTCGCCTGCGATTTGAGGTGGATCAGCGAGGTAGCCGAAACTGATCACATCGGTTTCGTAATCATGATCGAGGTGGCGACGATTGATTTCGCGGATCACCGAATCCTCGGTAATTCGAACGCCGATCTCGCCGCAACGATACTTTCGATGCGCAAGCGCATGTTCAATCGCGGTGCGAAGTTTGACATCCCATTCCGCTTCCGACCATGGAGCAGGTAAAGGGTCATCCGCAAGGATTTCGATCAAAAGAGATTCCGCCGGTTGGCGATCCCCTTCGTTAGGCAGATTGTTGACCAGGGTATTTGACACGTGCGTGGTAGATCGCGGTTAAGGATTTGACAAGGCTGGCGCGGACGCGGTCGAGTTGGCGGAACGTCAGCCCGCATTCGTCGAATTGGCCATCCGCCATTTTCTTTTGGGCAATCGAATCAACAAGCCCTTGAATCCGCGAGGGTGTCGGGTCCACCAACGTCCGCGAGGCACTTTCGACGGTGTCCGCCAACATCATCACGGCGGCTTCGAGCGTTTGGGGTTTCGGCCCTGGATAACGAAAATCCTTGTCGCTAACCGATTCGCCGTTTGGGTTTTCTTCGCTTCGGCGCGCGGCTTCGCGATAGAAATACTCGACCAACGTGGTGCCGTGATGCTGCAAAATGAAATCGACAATCGACTCCGGCAGATGGTGACTACGAGCCAAGTCGGCACCATCTTTGACATGCGCGATGATCACCAAGGTACTCATCGCGGGCTGCAGCGAATCGTGTTGGTTGATTCCGGCACTTTGGTTTTCGATAAAGTACTCGGGCTTAAACATTTTTCCGATGTCATGAAAATAGGCTCCGACGCGGACCAGCAGCCCATTGGCACCAATGGCATCGGCAGCGGCTTCCGCGATCGACGCCACGTTGATCGAGTGGTTGTAGGTCCCCGGTGCTCGCTGTGCCAACCGTCGCAGCAGCGGATGGGAGGCGTCGCCCAGTTCCAGCAAACTCAAGTCGGTTTGCACACCAAATGCTTTTTCGACGAGCGGCAGCAATCCAGTCATCGCGGCGGCCGACACCAAAATACAAACGCCCGCCCAAAGCGATTCTCGCCCCAGCCCAAACACAACCGTTTCAAATTCAGGACCGCTGTACATCCCTTCCAGGTCGCCGCTGAAATCACTTGCCGAAAGCGTCTGCGCCGTAACCACGCCCACACCCACCACCGTCATCGTCGTGATCGCCGCCGAGACCGCGCCGACATACAACAAGTGGGTGCGGCTGCGAATACGGCCGAGCAACAAGATACAGCTCGTACTGGCCGCCAACAACATCACCATTTCCGAGATTCGGGCGCCAAGAAAAAGCGTCACGGTCAGACACAGTGCTGCCATCAACAGCAACGCCAATTCCCGACCGTAGACGACAGCCATCACCGTGGACGCCAAAACCAGCGGAATCAACTCAATTCGCCATTCGTCTCTGGCGGCATAAAAACAAAGTGCGACCGTCGCGACAATCAAAAGCAGCATTTTTGCGAGCTTGACACGATCGAGCAGCAGTTCGCGATCCTCAACGAAGAAAACGTAGGATCCGCACAGCAAGTACAGCGCCGTAATCATGCCTGCGTAAGCGGCAAAACGTGCCAACTTGTCCCGCCAGCCCATCCGATTGGCGAACTCGCTCTCCTCCATACGCAGCAGCGCAAGCTCTTTACCCGTGAGCGGTTTGCCGGCATCCGCCAATTTGGAATCGCCCGAATAGTAGGTTGTCATCACCGGTTCAACCCGAGCGGCTGCGGCCACACGCGCTCGTTCGCTCATTTCATCGTCGTAGACTAAGGTCTCGTATTTCGGTAGTTCGTTTATGATCCATTCGCTGATCATCCGTGCCACGACTTGATCCGGATCGTTGTCAAACCGTAAGCGAAAGTACTCGTGCAACAGGCTCTGCAAGTCGGTGCTTGCTTGAGCGATACGCACCTTGCTCGCTTCCACCGGCACGGCATCATCGGGTTGACCCGCGGGATAAACCAAGATGATCCGTTGATTGCCTTGGTCAGGCGTGTGTTGCATTGACCGCAGCAAGCCATTTGCGTAAATCGGTTTCATCGCCATCGCGACCGCTTCGTCCACCTTGGTCAACTCGGGATCTGTCGACAAAATCGATTTCAGCAGGGCGAACCGATCCGTAGCCGTGTCACCTGGACCAGCGGTTTCATCGCCCTCATAGAATTGCGCGAAAGCGTTGTGTTCATCCTCGGTCATCTGGTCAAACGACTGGGCCCCAAGTGCCAGGAACAGCTGGTCCTTCAAGATCGCTCGCAATTGATCGAGCGGTTTGGTCCGGTTCCGGTAAAGCACCGGTTCCTCACGTCGTTTTTGTCGGCGAACGGCATCGGTTTCCAGCTCATCCGGAACTTGAAACGTGACACGCGTGATCAAATCGCGGGGCAAGACGGAACCCTTGCGATAGGCAAACGGTGGTCGCCAGGATTGGCAGAGCACCAACATCAACGCGGCCGCAAGGACCGCCATGCCCACTCGCAGCAAAAAGTCCGCCTTGTCGCCACGCTGCCACCACTGGATGAACCGAGGCTTGGGGATACCAAGCGACTCGATGCGTTCTTGACGGGTTCGTTGTTTGGTTGTGCTACTCATCGCTATGAGCATCGTACGCTTTGACGATCCGTTGGACCAACCGGTGCCGGACAATATCCGAGTCGCGGAGTGTAAGGGAGCCAATTCCGTCAATACTGCCAAGCCGTTGCATCGCATCGCGCAGCCCGCTGGTGATACCGCGAGGCAAGTCCTGTTGCGAAATATCGCCGCTGACCACCATTTTGCTGTTTTCGCCCATTCGAGTGAGGAACATCTTCATCTGAGCCACCGTGGTATTCTGGGCCTCGTCCAGAATAATGAATGCGTCATTGAGCGTCCGGCCTCGCATGTAGGCAAGCGGAATCACCTCGATTACATCTTGCTCCATCAGCTCTCGAGATTGATCGTAGTCGATCATTTCCCCCAAAGCGTCCATCAACGGACGCAGGTACGGATTCAGTTTGGCACGTAAATCTCCCGGCAGGAACCCCAAACTTTCCCCGGCTTCGACCGCTGGGCGCACCAACACGATCTTGCGGACCAATCCGGCTCGGAGCGCTTCGACCGCCATCGCGACGGCCAAGTAGGTCTTACCACAACCGGCTGGGCCCGCCGCAAAGGTCAAATCGTGGCTGCGAATGGTATCGACATAGTGTGCCTGGCCTGGTGTTCGCGGCTTGATCCGACGACCAGCATGTTGGATGTCGATCTCGTCGCCTGAGATCCGAGGCAGCACACCTTCGATCACCGCTCCTTGCTCGGTCGCGGCGCCGTCGACGTCGTCGATGCTGAGCGTTCCCTTTTTTCGCGAGATTTGACGCATCTTTTCCAAGGTTCGGGTCGCTTGCTGAACGCGATCCCCATCACCGGCAATCCGGATTTGTCCATCACGCTGGGTAATGCTGACATCAAACAACCGCCGCAGCTTGCGAATGTGCTGGTCGCGCGGCCCGAAAAGAGTGAGAACCTCTTCCGAGTTGGTGATCGCTAAAGTCGCTTCGGTCATTCAAATGCCTGAAAAATAATCTTCCGGGTCGGGCCGAGACGCATCGCGGGTGCAAAACGAATCAACTCACCTTGTACTACGTATTACATTCCAAACCGGAAGAAATACAAAATGATTTTGTTAAACAATAGGTCCAGCGACCCCTGCGGAAAAGCACAGAAACGCTGGCATGATCGCTGCGATCAGCGAATCGGTCACATCCCACACGCCACCAAGACCAGGCAACAATTGTCCACTGTCTTTCGCGTCCGCATCGCGTTTCACTAAGGATTCCGCTAAATCGCCAAGCATACCGGACACTGCCAAAACAGGCCCCAATACGATGGCCCCCCCAAGGTGGTGCAAAAACGACAAATCGGCACCGACAAATCCGAACGCAGGAAAAAGCCAACGCAAACATACGAACGCAACGATCGTGCTGGTCGCAATTCCTCCGATCGCACCCTCAATCGTCTTTCCTGGACTGAGCCGCGGAATCAATTTGTGGCGTCCGAGGGCTCGGCCCACAAAATAGGCGCCTGCATCGGATGACTTGGTCACCGCCAAGGTGGTCAAAATCGCTGCCAATCCCCAGTTTCCGCTTCCCATCATTCGCAGCGAAACCAGCAGCGCCATGGGCACGGCGACGTAACTGGACACAAACACCGAGGAGCAGGTGCGGCCAATTGCATGACTTTTGGTCGATTTTTGATCGTCCCCGCCGTACACCCACATTTCATGGCCCATCGCCAGCATCACAGCAGCCACCACGCCGAAAACAATCCATCCCAACTGCCCGATCTCGCAATCGACCGGATAGACCTGCCCAAAGATCGGCCAAAGCATCGGAACACAGGCGGAAAGGGTTACCGTTGCCGTGCCGGCGATCGCCACGAACGGCGAAATTGGCCGTCCGCTTTGCTGGATCAGCCCCGCCAAATCCCAGGCGGTGCCAAGTGAGAAGAACACCAAAACCGGCAGCAGCCACAGTCCTTCGGCACCCGTCATCCCATGGGTCGCGTCCATGTAGACCAGCGTGCAGATCACAACGATCAAGAGGGCAGATGTTTTCAGTCGATCAATCAGCACGCAGTGGTTCTCCGAAGTCGGGCTCGCGGGTGGCCGTCGGCTTGTCGCCGGACCTACTCATTCACACTCAAACCGCCAAACCGACGTTGACGTGTTGAGAAATCGCCGATCGCACTGAGAAAGTGCTCTCGCGTGAACTCGGGCCAACACGTTTCGGTCACCCAAAGTTCGGCGTAACTGAGTTGCCACAATAAGAAATTACTCACTCGCATGTCACCGCCCGTGCGGATCATCAAATCGACTTCGGGCAACCCAACGGTATAGAGCCTGCTGGCCACCAATTCTTCGTCGATGTCCTCTTCGTGGAGGGAACCTTCTGCGACCTCGCGGGCCAATTCGCGAACCGCATGGGTGATTTCGTCACGGCCGCCATAATCGATCGCTAAGACCAGCTCCGTTCCTGGGTTGCTGTCGGACATCGCCAGCGTCTTGTTCATTTCTACGATCACGTTTTCCGGCAAGCGGTCACGGCGGCCAATCACCTTCAATCGCAATCCTTGGTCCATGATCGTGCGCCTCTCCTCGACCAAATACTGCTCGAGCAAGTGCATCAAGAAATCAAGTTCCGCACGAGGACGTTTCCAGTTCTCGCTCGACAAACAGTACAGCGTCACCGCTGCAATGTTCAGTTTTGTTGCGGTTTCGCTAACCATTCGCACGGTGCCGACGCCGCGTCGATGCCCTTCGATTCGCGGTAGACCACGGGATTCGGCCCAACGACCGTTGCCGTCCATGATGATCGCGATATGTCGAGGCTGGTTCGCAACCGGTTGGGTGACGCCCTGTCGCTCAGCAGCGTGAACAGATTCTGTCATCGAAGCTTTCTAAACGGATTGCAATTCCAGTACAGATGCTGCATCGGTGAAGATCGTTTGTGCACGATCGGGACCAACCGACAAAACGCCAACAGGGACACCGACAAGTTCTTCAATGCGGCGAACATAGGCGAGTGCACCAGCGGGGAACTGGTCCATGCTGCGAACATGGTCGACGGGTTCTTTCCAACCAGGAATCGTTTCGTAAATAGGCTTGCAACGGCGCAGCTCATCCGCGTGACCCGGGAACCGCTCGATCCGTTTACCATCAAGCTCGTAAGCAACACAGACCTTCAATTCATCCAAGTGCGCCAGCACGTCCATCATCATCAGCGCCAATCGGGTCACCCCGCTAAGCCGCGACGTGTAACGAACCGCAACGGCATCAAACCAACCGCATCGACGTGGCCGCCCCGTGGTGGTGCCATATTCATTGCCAAGTTCACGAATGCGATCCCCCGTTGCATCGCTGAGCTCGGTCACAAAAGGTCCCCCGCCGACTCGCGTGCTGTACGCTTTGCAAACACCAAGCACCGTGTTGATCCATTTTGGAGGAACACCCGCACCAGCACAAACGCCCACACCGCTGCTGTTGCTGCTGGTGACGAACGGGTAGGTGCCGTGGTCGATATCCAAGAGTGCACCTTGAGCCCCTTCAAACAACAGCCGTTTGTTCGCCTCCGCTGCATCGAGAAGTAAATCCGTTGTGTCGCCGATCATCCCTTGCAAACGCTCGGCCCACGAGGCGGCCAAGGGGACGACCACATCCGGTGCGATCTTTTGCAGTTCGTCGTCGGATGCGCCAAGATTCTTCAGCAAGTTGATTTTCTGCTCGGCAACCGTACGAATCCGATCGTCGCGATGCGATTGGACCAAGTCGGTCATGCGAATCGCATGCGTCCGCCCCACTTTGTCGCGATAGCACGGCCCGATGCCACGGTTGGTGGTTCCGATCGATTCGCCCCGCACCTCGGTCGCGTTGATTTGCCGATCTTCGGCCATGTGCCATGGCATCACCAAGTGAGCCCGCTCGCTGATCAGCAGGTTTTTCGAACAATCGATCCCACGAGGCGCTAGGGCATCCATTTCATCAAGCATTGTGGACGGATTGATGACGACGCCAGGGGTGATCAGATTCTGCACTTGTGGGTGCAGAATACCACTAGGGATGTGGTGCAATTTATAGGTCTGGTCGCCTGCGACGACCGTATGACCGGCATTCGCGCCCCCCTGATAACGAACGACGATGTCAAACTGGGGCGCCAGCAAGTCGACTAACTTGCCTTTCGCTTCGTCGCCCCACTGCAGACCAATGACACAAGTACCCGACACCAAACGAACTCCCGACAATTATGGGGGGCTGAAAATGCTGCGGGAGAAGCCCCACGGCGCAAACCGAAAAGCGTAAGCCGCAGTACGGATGCTGGCAAGAGGCGGGAGGAATCGGCCGGGGAGGCAATCATGGCTGAGGGCGTTGAAAAGCCAGTCCTCGCCCACGCGACGGCTCTACTCAAAATCTTGTGCCAATTATAGGAACGGAGTCGGTTTGGAAGCGGGCTGAATGGCCAGCGGGCCGGAAAACACCGAAGGCTGACCGCTGACCGCTGACGGCTGACCGCGACTTCCAAATGTCTGCTTGCGCGTCTCCGGCCGACCCGAAAATCCTCGCAACCGTTTCAACCGCTCAATGCCGCACCGAAAAGGTTTCCATTTCTTCAAAGTTGACTGCAGAAACGTTGACCTTTCCGCTCCTGAAACGTCCACTTGCACGTGAAGACCTGCGCGCAATGACGTGATTGCGCGACTCGGCACATTGTACTTGTACGGGATTGATGGATGTCGACACGACGCCACCTATTTGCTGCGATCGCGCTTGCTGCGACCCAGTTCATCGCCACCGACGCTTCGGCATGCTGTTTAACCGATTGGCTGTTCGGACGCACTCCGGTCTATGTCGCTGGTTACACCCCCGCGCCCGCTACGGTTTGCTCCGCGGATGGTTGCACGACGATGCCTTACGCGGCCGGCTATGCCCCCGTGGTCTCGGCACCCTATGTTGCCGGTTACCCTTCGGCGGTGCCGC
It contains:
- a CDS encoding HD family phosphohydrolase; the protein is MSSTTKQRTRQERIESLGIPKPRFIQWWQRGDKADFLLRVGMAVLAAALMLVLCQSWRPPFAYRKGSVLPRDLITRVTFQVPDELETDAVRRQKRREEPVLYRNRTKPLDQLRAILKDQLFLALGAQSFDQMTEDEHNAFAQFYEGDETAGPGDTATDRFALLKSILSTDPELTKVDEAVAMAMKPIYANGLLRSMQHTPDQGNQRIILVYPAGQPDDAVPVEASKVRIAQASTDLQSLLHEYFRLRFDNDPDQVVARMISEWIINELPKYETLVYDDEMSERARVAAAARVEPVMTTYYSGDSKLADAGKPLTGKELALLRMEESEFANRMGWRDKLARFAAYAGMITALYLLCGSYVFFVEDRELLLDRVKLAKMLLLIVATVALCFYAARDEWRIELIPLVLASTVMAVVYGRELALLLMAALCLTVTLFLGARISEMVMLLAASTSCILLLGRIRSRTHLLYVGAVSAAITTMTVVGVGVVTAQTLSASDFSGDLEGMYSGPEFETVVFGLGRESLWAGVCILVSAAAMTGLLPLVEKAFGVQTDLSLLELGDASHPLLRRLAQRAPGTYNHSINVASIAEAAADAIGANGLLVRVGAYFHDIGKMFKPEYFIENQSAGINQHDSLQPAMSTLVIIAHVKDGADLARSHHLPESIVDFILQHHGTTLVEYFYREAARRSEENPNGESVSDKDFRYPGPKPQTLEAAVMMLADTVESASRTLVDPTPSRIQGLVDSIAQKKMADGQFDECGLTFRQLDRVRASLVKSLTAIYHARVKYPGQQSA
- a CDS encoding PhoH family protein; its protein translation is MTEATLAITNSEEVLTLFGPRDQHIRKLRRLFDVSITQRDGQIRIAGDGDRVQQATRTLEKMRQISRKKGTLSIDDVDGAATEQGAVIEGVLPRISGDEIDIQHAGRRIKPRTPGQAHYVDTIRSHDLTFAAGPAGCGKTYLAVAMAVEALRAGLVRKIVLVRPAVEAGESLGFLPGDLRAKLNPYLRPLMDALGEMIDYDQSRELMEQDVIEVIPLAYMRGRTLNDAFIILDEAQNTTVAQMKMFLTRMGENSKMVVSGDISQQDLPRGITSGLRDAMQRLGSIDGIGSLTLRDSDIVRHRLVQRIVKAYDAHSDE
- a CDS encoding phosphatidate cytidylyltransferase, producing MLIDRLKTSALLIVVICTLVYMDATHGMTGAEGLWLLPVLVFFSLGTAWDLAGLIQQSGRPISPFVAIAGTATVTLSACVPMLWPIFGQVYPVDCEIGQLGWIVFGVVAAVMLAMGHEMWVYGGDDQKSTKSHAIGRTCSSVFVSSYVAVPMALLVSLRMMGSGNWGLAAILTTLAVTKSSDAGAYFVGRALGRHKLIPRLSPGKTIEGAIGGIATSTIVAFVCLRWLFPAFGFVGADLSFLHHLGGAIVLGPVLAVSGMLGDLAESLVKRDADAKDSGQLLPGLGGVWDVTDSLIAAIMPAFLCFSAGVAGPIV
- the uppS gene encoding polyprenyl diphosphate synthase, which produces MTESVHAAERQGVTQPVANQPRHIAIIMDGNGRWAESRGLPRIEGHRRGVGTVRMVSETATKLNIAAVTLYCLSSENWKRPRAELDFLMHLLEQYLVEERRTIMDQGLRLKVIGRRDRLPENVIVEMNKTLAMSDSNPGTELVLAIDYGGRDEITHAVRELAREVAEGSLHEEDIDEELVASRLYTVGLPEVDLMIRTGGDMRVSNFLLWQLSYAELWVTETCWPEFTREHFLSAIGDFSTRQRRFGGLSVNE
- a CDS encoding adenylosuccinate synthase, with protein sequence MSGTCVIGLQWGDEAKGKLVDLLAPQFDIVVRYQGGANAGHTVVAGDQTYKLHHIPSGILHPQVQNLITPGVVINPSTMLDEMDALAPRGIDCSKNLLISERAHLVMPWHMAEDRQINATEVRGESIGTTNRGIGPCYRDKVGRTHAIRMTDLVQSHRDDRIRTVAEQKINLLKNLGASDDELQKIAPDVVVPLAASWAERLQGMIGDTTDLLLDAAEANKRLLFEGAQGALLDIDHGTYPFVTSSNSSGVGVCAGAGVPPKWINTVLGVCKAYSTRVGGGPFVTELSDATGDRIRELGNEYGTTTGRPRRCGWFDAVAVRYTSRLSGVTRLALMMMDVLAHLDELKVCVAYELDGKRIERFPGHADELRRCKPIYETIPGWKEPVDHVRSMDQFPAGALAYVRRIEELVGVPVGVLSVGPDRAQTIFTDAASVLELQSV